In the genome of Pirellulales bacterium, one region contains:
- a CDS encoding molybdenum cofactor guanylyltransferase: MDQLAAIVLCGGESRRMGRPKAWLPLGDETLLGRVVRLAGEAAREVIVVAATGQDLPELPPQTKIVRDLVAQSGPLEGLRSGLRAVDPQLRAAFVTGVDYPFIDPRVIALLAARLAEHDVALPSVGGRLQPLVAVYARALLPRIESLLAQGERRLLALAEAATVAIVAEDDLRRVDPELACVVNVNNPAAYESARQRLSQWPPSGDNADGELAH, from the coding sequence ATGGATCAGCTCGCGGCCATCGTGTTGTGCGGCGGCGAAAGCCGCCGGATGGGCCGGCCCAAGGCCTGGCTTCCGTTGGGCGACGAGACGCTCCTCGGGCGGGTCGTGCGCCTCGCCGGCGAGGCGGCCCGTGAGGTGATCGTCGTGGCGGCCACGGGGCAAGATCTGCCGGAACTGCCCCCGCAGACCAAGATCGTCCGCGACCTGGTCGCACAAAGTGGGCCGTTGGAAGGATTGCGGTCGGGCCTGCGCGCCGTCGATCCGCAGCTTCGTGCCGCGTTCGTGACGGGCGTCGACTACCCGTTCATCGACCCTCGGGTGATCGCCTTGCTCGCCGCGCGGCTGGCCGAGCACGACGTCGCGCTGCCGAGCGTCGGCGGGCGGCTGCAACCGCTCGTGGCCGTGTATGCGAGGGCCTTGCTGCCGCGAATCGAATCGTTGCTGGCCCAAGGTGAGCGTCGATTGCTCGCTTTGGCCGAGGCCGCGACTGTCGCAATCGTCGCAGAAGACGACTTGCGCCGCGTCGATCCTGAGCTGGCCTGTGTCGTGAATGTCAACAACCCGGCGGCCTACGAGTCGGCACGGCAGCGCCTGTCACAGTGGCCGCCGTCGGGGGACAACGCGGACGGAGAACTCGCCCACTGA